The following nucleotide sequence is from Salvia splendens isolate huo1 chromosome 2, SspV2, whole genome shotgun sequence.
AGACACTTTTATGAGTTCATAGTGGGTGTGAGCTTGTCATTTCAGAAATCATTATTTTAATGTAGGTCCCATTTTGCTCAATAGTCATGTTAGtattgaaattgaataaatctATATTACCAAATTTTGTGCAAGAATAAATTAGTTTATTTGAGAAATAAACTagtttatttatgcatttaattaaaataaatggaCACATATATAGTACATGAAACGTGCATAATATTATGATTATATATTAatgatttgtgtataaatttttttatttaaatactactactagtttgtATTTTTTGAAAATGATGTTACATTCTCTTACGTGTCAATATTATTACACATTTCATGTGCTCTAGAGAAAATTTGGAGacagttaaaaataaaaagaataaatggCTAATTTATAAGGGATTAAGTGTTTCAAAATTTGTAAGATAatcaaaaaaacataaataaagtTATGGACTAATATAGTTGGAATGGTTGATGAATAAACTAAGATGGTAGTACTATAATAAATCAAAGAATAAACAATATAATTCACTCGAATTCCAATACAGAAAATCATTTTATTGTATGGTAAATAAAAGGAATCATTTTTATAAGTCAATGCgcatttatgtttaattgacGTCTTCTTTAGGAAGGAAAAAAGGGAGCATTAATGTATCATTTTTGAAGCAACTACTCTTATTTATTATCGACATATTCACATCATTGTCTACATATAATCGTATTTATTTGACAACTAACcaacattattttaatttttatattttgttttgccCTTTTCATTTATGTGACTGAATTTTCCATGAAAactatgaaaaagatatgcacaGTGTAAACTTTCTAGtgtttacaaaaattaaattttaccaTCATACTATATAACTttcgaaaaattaaataaattttagttATGATTGCAAATTCGACTGACATTGTCATCACAATCATCATTATTTCATACTTTTAACCACGCCTCAGCTCATGCGAATTAACAGTgacataaattgttttttttttaattaaaccaTGCCAAATTCGatggtttttaatttattcttattAGTATAACGTAAATTTTTTCTAGAAGCAAAAATTTGAGCGTCTTATAGTAAACTTTTTTAatcaattataaataatttaatttcctaCGATAATTTTATGCACATGTTTGAAAGAATTGATTAAAATATGGAAATGTCTAATTAATTCGATCTaactttattgtattttttccaaaatcttttccttgacttttttcttttcatattttttagaaACATTTATGCATAAAGTTTTATTCCATCACATCCATTTGTAATGGGGAATCAAAAAGGGTGATAAGATAGGTTGCATTTTCGTACGGTTTAATCACTTGTAAAAAACCTTCCCATGTGGATTGGAACTTTATTTAAGCTTAActtttttctttaaatataatctaattaattaaaatcgtAGTATAGTTTTTTGTTCCATCTTTAAATTGATATGTAAGATTGacttaaatattaaataagaaGATTCGGTTACAAAAAGGAGTATatggttagagcatccacagtggtatCGGGGCGGACTATCGTCCGTCACTTTAGTCATGCGGACGATGTCCGATGCATTGTCCGCGGACGATAGATGTTGGAGCACGCATCGTCCGtggtatcgtccgccccactgtgggcgacgcgaatgataccgcggacgatgcaacgcgtttaacatttttttaattcttcaaaatttatatttatacactcttccattcactctttcATCTCATTCTCTCTATTTCACTTATTACAAAATGAATCCTGGTGATTtcccaagtccgaatagtccgatgttcgGTGGTGGTGCACAGTGGCCGGGTACATACCCTTATGAATACCGGCCCTTCGACTCCAAAAActagtacgatcccgatttcaacACGGATTCGTACGGACTGtcagacatggagccgtctccccCCGCCCCCGCAGCCGCCACCCCGCCTCAGGCTCTGCCACCAAGAAGAAGCGGACAGGCAAAGAGCCCAGAAGTTGCCGCTTCCggagaagaatgaagaattCGCCCCAGAGAGGACGAACTACAACCCGGATGAAACCATTGTCTTGACGAAGTGTTGGATTGATATTTTAGAGGACCCAGTGTTTGCCAACGACTAAAAGCAAGTCGcatactgggagcgcatcgttGATCGCTACAACGAGGCCAAGTCGGTGGCCGcctacaagcgccatagggagcagctcagcaagcactgggatcaagtgaagtagcaggtcaatttgttctcggcagagtacgagaagtgcttgagggagcaGGGCAGCGGCAGGAGTTTGAttgatgtgcgcgatagagcgcttgTGTCGTACATTTCATCGTACGTCGATTTCAAGCATTACAACTCATGGCTCCTCTTGAAGGACAAACAAGAGTTCCAAGGAGGGATTCTGCCCCTATTGGCTgcggcgaagaggacgaagaacaccgTCGTCGGTGATTATACGAGCAGCGAGAGCGGCGCacctccgatggacctcaaccagctgatgtacgaggatgagagttccggcacaccgatgtcctcccggcgtcccattGGCAGCAAGGCTGTcaagaacaagggcaaggcgaaggcgacatcctcacaGGCCTCGGCTCCGACCCCGACTTCGGCTGCGGGAcatgcctacgcggagttggtggcggccgccaaccggaggacgttgttggacacgcaccacgCCCTCAGGCAGTGCGAGGACCCGGACGAAGCTGAATACCTCGAGTGGATGATCGATGATCTGCGTCGCAAATTGGGAATGATGTAGAGTATGCCCTTTTTATCTGTAGtgaacttgttttttatttctaactcatgtaacttttttttaatcaagtaatgtaggatttgcctttaAATCGTggtgcttttttttattattttgcatgacatatttgaaaatataaaattaattaacaaaatagtagtgaaaACTATAGGGCGGACTTTAGGGCGTCCCACTACAGATGGAAGGGTATGAGGAtagaatgatgatgtggcagagtATAATCCGCCctcgtggatgctcttatgtttaAATTAAGTGGAAATATTTCACCGTGTGTTATGAACACTAGGCCTTAGATCTATGATAATTCATCTTATGATAAAACATTTGGTAATGTATACATTTAATTCATGTGAGAGTATTTTCATCACTTCCTGAAATTAATTATAAAGGAAACAAAATTGTAACACAACATGCAAAACCAAACATTTCTGCTGACTTTTGCTGTAGACAAAATTCTGGTAAATGAACTACATGTATTAAATATTGCCTGGTAAtgtgagaagaagaaaatgaatttCACTTAGGTGGACCCTTTGAAATCATTCAATGTTATTGTCCACCACAATTTGACTAAATACATCTCATATCAAGAGTGACATAAATAAGAATGTTACATGATTTCTGTTTGACATTTGCCAGTGTATAGTGGAGTACTACTATAAGTTACAGTTTCTAGTTACATTTgctttttatataaaaaaaaaacaatttggcTTTGAATATATGTGAATATGTCATGCATTTACAACATATGTATGCAATCCAACGACCAAAAATGATTCACTGTTCCAGTACTATTAATCTGAATTCTTATATGCTTATTTTAAAATGGGTAAATTGCTAAAAGAAACCACAAAGTTTAGTTAATTCTGACTCATCCAACAATGTTGAAAATCAGTCAAAGAAATCATTTGtacactattttcttttttatcaattatcctagtataaataaataaaaaattgaacttgtatgtaatatattaatCCAAATTCATGGCTGATTATATCGAAATCATAGAagaattcaaattatttttttttctactgaATAATTTAAGAGCTGCAAAGATTTtcttgggccaaaagggccaaTGTATTTTTCTCTAAAATGATTGAAGGGGCCCAATAAAAAAGCAGCAAAATTTCTTTTGGCATAAAGTTGGagagaaaaacaaaaacatatgaTTATGATGGGCAATTCcatataaattcaaatattgCATTACAAACACAGATAccaatgtgtgtgtgtgtgtgtgttttatgaCACTCCTAGTAAAACAATTTGTCTGAACATCTGAACTCAGAAGCACATTCACTCAACTTTTTCCTAGTTTTGTGCTCTTAAATTATTTCAAATTATAGTCTGTTTTTCCTTTTCATAAAAGCATGGGATTGGACCTATTCACTTGTCAGCTTCCTCCTACTATTTGAAGTAACAAAGGAAAATGAAGACTGATATTATTAACTTCTAATATGGGTTGCCATAATTTCGattcaaataaaaattcatttattcGTCACTAGTTTAGTTACAATACTATAAAGTCACCTAAAAGAATAAATTTTCTTGTGAAAATTATACTTGGAGTCAAATCATCATCTCTAGATAAGTTTAAGGaataataatgtaaaaaaatagtaaagtacTATTAAATAAGATTAATaatttattgttatttatttattaaaacttataaAAATACCCATAAAATGTTGATGCATATTAAATTGGACTCTCTTTCACAGTCAATATTTTTTTGGTTGATCGTAATTACAATCAAGCTATATACGATTAGAAAAATAATCTTTAAAACTCACTAATCAAAATATTCTACAATTAAGTTTAGACATCGCATAACTTCAATAAAATTAAGTTCGAGAAAGCAAACGGCACTAAAAAATACATTAAGCCATGAAAGTTTGAATTGACTATAAAGCAATGcacaataaatataatttaatctctacaaaatatataaaaacaaattattaaaattaattaattagccaTGATACTAGCTAGGCTTAGTAGGCATTAACAATAATCCAACCATGATTAATACGAACTCAGATGTCACGCTCATTACgagtttattaaataaaaagatggTTAATTTCTAATgtaacttaaattaaatatttatttttctattccAAATCAGCtttacataattaattaaataattaaaaaaacatagaaaGGAATCATCCTCAGCGGCGCAGAGCGTGCAGACTGCAGAGTgcttaaacattttttttaaatttaaattcaaagtTAAACGAACTTATTAAATTTTGGGCATAATGAGTGATTAGCATGGGCTTCAgataattaatttgaaaatttaacCCCTTTTGAGTTGTCCGTCAAGAATTAAGAAACTAATAAAGTACTTATAttactatataaaattatacACTGATCAAACTCTTTATTCTCCCTTTTACTACTGGTACTATTTATAATTAAGCTAGAGGTGttactattaattttaaatgtcaATTAAAGGTGTGTTTGGTACAATGAATTTGTAATTGTGTTGTAATTTCCAGTTTTATGTAATTGCacttgaaattaaaatattctaATTCTATacaaattttttgtttatgaaattaggcaattgatataaaattttaatttcaaatttagaaattaaaaattaaatcaattacatTAATTCAGATAGATAATTGCTATAGCAGAAATAGGAGTAATAATGAACATTATAGTATTAAATTGAATGGAGGTACTAATTGATGTTTATGTATAGTAGACACATGCAAATGACAAATGGATGTGTATGTAATGATTAATTGAGAACATGCTTAGGGATTTGAGTTCCAATTATTGCTCTCTAAACTCAGGCCagcataaattttaatttttttatttgccaaaggtttaaagagagatGCCATATAACTTTCTTCGAAAAGTGCTATTTTGATTCTCGAATGAATTGATTGTTTAATCCAAATGTATCTCAATATTCCCTTTTTCTCTAACTTTTCCCCTTATTTTCTTAGTTACTTGTACATGTTTATTTAATCTTGTATTTTGCTCGCCTTTAGTTTTTGCTAGAAACCATGAGGAATTAATAAACTTTCCATGTTCGAAGATTTTCGACGTTAATAAAAAGAGTGTTGTATAAtctctttttttaaaatacaagattgataaatttatcaaaaacaaTATTTGGCCAAATCTAACAAAATTGTCAGTGAATTTTGACTCTTAAGTTCGAAGAgtaaaatcaatatatttagTAGATAATAATTTGGTGGACAAAAGGATTTCTATGACTGCGCATGCCAAAAAAATCCTATAAAAAAGGACTGAGAAAATGAGTCAAACTCATAATAACAATTATGATCAGCCATATCCATATatcaattattactactacGCGTAACTGCAAagtaaattctaaaaaaatctgaaaattttacataattattgcCCCCTTTCTCGAAAATTATatgcaaaaattaaaataaaaaatccatcTTGTCGCGATTATGAAGAATTTATGGATGGGGAAcgaaaagaaataaagtaacaaagaaataaatttaaaaagctGCATCTCAATCGTATGATATGAATGCTAATGTAAATTATTTTATGTGACAATGGAACTTGATTTCGAAATTATGTTTATagtatacaattttttttaaaacttgtaaTAATGCTTATCATAATTTCTTACTACGATTGAAAAATTCTAGATgacatatattaaaattttaaaaaattgatatgaTCTGACCTATTGGTTTTATGaaaaatgattttacttcaaattGTAGTAGAACCATGATTTTTTTGAAAAGCTTAAACAATCGTTTTTATTATCTAATGATACTGAAAGAATTAATTTTCAATCATACTgataattttaactaaaaaataaaaattaagaacCTTCTAACTGGAAttaaaacattttatttaatatttgaataataaaaattagtaaaaattaaaaatatagtgGGTTTCGCTAGAAACAATTTAATGCATAGCCCTCTTGAAAACAATCGGGAAAAGTGGGCTTTATCGAGCAAAAGTGGGCCTATATTGGGTTATATCCGGCCCAAAACCACCGGCTGAATGATTGTTATTGGGCCGAGCCATATTTGACAGCTCTAGCAGCCCGATCACAACCCGCATACGATTTGCATAATTCAACACGACACAAAAACAAAACGTAGTTTGCACTCAATAAATCAGCcccaaaaaagaaataagttttAGGAACATCAACATGGCCCATTATTTACATTGAAATTTAAAAGAACTCTATGAAAAGATGATCAAAACCCCTATATATGTAATGGCTGCCAAAGAAAGCAGCATCGGGAGCACCTTGAAGCACGTTTTTCCGTCGTTCGCGCACGGGGAGAGCTCGTCTGTAGACGAAAGTTTTCAGCCGTGGACGAGGCCGGAGCTTCAACACAACCGTGCCTTCTCAAATCAGCCTTTTTAGCATCTACATGCAATGGCGATGGTGAGGTCCGGCTGTGGGACATGCCTCTCCGAGAGTCATCTGGCTGCGACGCTAGGAACTCGAGCGCCAACACAATGTCACTGATCAACGGGCGGAAGTTGGCTTGTTCTTGAAGGCACATTGCGGTGACTGCAACTGCGTGATGGAGGCACCGGACCGAGAACTGCCCTTCGAGTAGAGGATCCACCATCTGTACGTGTCTCCTCGGATCCTTCAAATACGGCCGAGACTGCAATGAAAAACGAGACTGTTTAGGGATAAAAACACAATCTTGACCTCATTCGATCGTCGGATCCTTCGAATACTAAGTATCCTCGACCTAATTCGGTGTGACAGACATAAAAATGCAATCTTTTGTCGGATTAGGGAATGAAGAACTCACCCACTTAACAAGATTCTGCTCTCCCGGGGGTTTGGTGGGGTCGATGGCCATGCGTCCTGTGATGAGCTCCAACAGAACCACACCGAAGCTGTAGATATCGGATTTTAGGGTGAGCTTTCCGCTCATGGCGTATTCCGGAGCACAGTATCCGTAGGTCCCCATCATTCGCGTCGAGACATGAGTATTTTCGCCAACCAGCCCTAGCTTGGCAAGCCCGAAATCTGACAACTTGGCATTGAAATCATTGTCCAACAGTATGTTCGAAGACTTCAAGTTGCGATAGATGACAGGTGGATTCACTTTGCAGTGAAGATACTCGATGCCACGAGCAGCATCAACAGCAATCTTCATCCTCGTGCTCCAACTCAGTGGCATCTGAGTAGGCTCTACATTCGAAAACAAGAAATAAGAACTCATACCATTCATCGAAACAAAAGCTTATGAGAGACCGTCTTCTTAGATCAAGACTCCTTTTTCACTCAAGTTCGCTTACTCTTCTACGCGAAAATTCCTAAATTCTTATACCAGCACAAGAAATCAGAAGATAGCAACACACGCTCATCTAAACGTAGCTCAATCTACGCCTCACTAGTACCTCAATATACTCATTTATCAACTTACGATCTAAGCAACCAGATGTAGACCACCTGAGAGCGAAAAAAATGCAtcaagtaaaagagaagaaacagAAGTGGACTAAGGAGTGCCTTGTGATGTTAATTGAGAGATATTTCCATCTTCTTTTATGCTTAACAATTAAGACTAACTGATAATGAGAGAGTGGTCTAAACCTTGAACACAATACAAAAACAAGTAAACAAATTCGATTGAGAGATCcaacaaggaaaaaaaaagtacCAAACAGGTGATTCTCCAAGCTGCCCATCTGCATGAACTCGTAAACGAGGAGCCTCTGGTCACCATCAGTGCAATACCCGATCAAGTTCACGAGGTTCGGGTGGTGCAAAAGGCTCAGCATTAGAACCTCCACAATGAATTCTTGATTCCCTTGCAGCCCTTCAAGATTAAGCTGCTTCACAGCAACAGCCTGCTCGTTGGAAGCCAACGTGTGATCAAGAAATGAAATGACATATATCAAGCATAACTTGCACCAATCATCTAAGCTAAAACAGCAAATTCCATTATTTTTCATTCAAGATAATGTACATACTTGCAAAATTTCAATACCTCAACAAATAGATTAGATAGCCAATGTATAATTAAGAAACACCGTATCTCAAGCATAAATTGCATCAATCATCTAACTAAAACACCAAATTCCGTTCTTCTTCATTCAAAATATCtcaagaaaatcaagaaacaaaagaaatagtAAGTAGTAACATTTTTACCAAGCCAGATTCGAGGTGTCCTTTGTAAACGCTCCCAAAACCTTCCCCGCCTATCAGATTAGACTCCCTGAAGTTCTGAGTGGCCAGAGCAAGGTCTTTGAATGTGAAGCTATGAGCAGCATTGCCCTTCGAGGGGTTGTTTCCGTCCTTGCCCTTCGCCCTCCCAGAACCACCCTTCTTCATACTCACTACACGACTCGAACAACACAAAAACAGTAAGACTatacatcaatcaatcaatatcCAACAACTCACAAAACAAACATCCCAAGATAAAAAATTCAGGCCAAATTTCATAATCCACATGATCATAATCTTACCATTACCATTCACATTCGCCTTTCTCCTCCCACCAACTGCACATATTCAAGAAACCAAATAAGCACATtacaataaaaacacatttaacATACAAACAACAATGACATAGGAACATACGAACCCGTTGAATTCGTGTCTATATCTCCTCCATTATAATCCTTCACATTCTTTTTGGAAGGACGTATGCAAGAAAAGCAAcccattcttcttcttcttcttcttcttctccaaagCTTAAAACCCCAAAATTCCTGCTTTTTACCTCTATCAAATCCTTTTTGCCCTAAAAATATTTCCTTAAGCAGAATCCCAATTAAACTCTCCTAATATATACCAAATCAATCCCTCAAACGCTCAAAGAGGAAAGAAATTTGAAAAACCAGAAAAACAATtactatgagagagagagagagagcatgtCACATTCCCTCCTATAATCCAAACATCACCCGTTCAAATTTCCCCAAACAGATCTATGCCAAACTTCAAAAACAATTCAGAATTCCACAGACAAACACGCACATTTCTCAAGCAGTGTGTGAAAAAAAATGAGGAGCCCACTTTAAACTAAGCACATTAGTAAAACTTATCAAATTCAACAGCAAAGTTAGCTTCTTTTTTTCTCCCGCCCAACGTTACACAGCCACTTTTTTTCTAGCGCCGCCTTTAACGGTTAATTCCCTCATCTTCCTCTCTCGCTctatataaaaatcaaatctttttcTTTCCCATGAATTTGTTTAGCAGTTGTGTGAAGATTGTGGGCCTTTTGGGGAAAGCAGCgcaattaagagcatccactacgcgtctcgggacggaacgcgagccgcgggacgcgttgcaacggtcgtcccgtcccgtagccGTCCGcagcccgtcccgtagcccgtatccgcgagacaagggacgcgccgtcccgtcacgcgcccgggcgacgtgtcgcgcccccgatgcatgcgtgacgcccactcgctggcccgcgagtgagcgtcgtcacggatgacgcaataattcatttttttaaaaaaattgaattttaaaaaaaattatttttcaaacggtaatgttaccgttaattttttattttctttttatttatttactctataaataatcatatttcatactcatttcacacacaaacacacatctattgctctaaaaaaaaattatttttcacacacatctatttttttgaattttaatattgttttaattttaataaagtgtgtttgttttaattgaattgggttggaaaaaaaaataaaaatgaaatttaatgaatagtaatttaagggacgaaaTAAGGGACGGTAAGGGACGGAACgttgcaggtttcgtcccttagttaagggatgaagaaataaagtacagtggggccctcaaatagtagtttaagggacggtgggggaacagcgtagtggatgctcggAAGCTCTCTCAGAGTAGTGTTTTCAAATCACTCTCACACACAGCCAGCTATAGCATTTAAACATTTGGGTATGGTGGGACCTGAAATGACCAAGTTGCCCCTGGTTGTTCGTCGATTTATGACGCGGCGTGGTCCGGCTCGATCGGTATGTATATAGTCTAGTCGATGTTGATCGGTGTAATATTGTTTCAATCGAGAGTTCATATTAAAGATTGATGTGCGTAATTTGATTCTTGTTCGTTCGATCTGATGGAGTATTATTGTATATATTGTAGGCTAGAATGTCATTGATTCTTGGTTTGTTGATATAGACTATTCAATTTAGATTTGTTGTGACGCAATTTTTATTGAGGGTTCGTAATCAAAAGATGTGTGTAATTCGATTTTCGTTCATTCTATCTTATCGAATATTGTGTTTTTATTATGTGTTAATATAAATTCCCAATGCATCTGTAATTTGATTCTTGTTcgttcaattttattaaattttcggTAGTTGAAATCacttatataatactcccttgATTCATGGTGTTTGTGACATAAAACTTTCATAAGGTGGTGTGTGATATGGATTATGGTTATAATCTTGATTTATTCaatgattatgaattattatGATGgactattttgatcatttcttaATACGGCACAAAGGAGGGGATATATTTGGATTATACAATCAATCGGGGATTGATGCATGGGAATATTTCCTTTTAGGAGGTCCATCCATCATTAGATTAGATTTAggggaattttttattttcaaaagtcTTGGATAGATTTGATATGAGGTTCTTTTTATAATATACtcctagtatttattttattttattttatttaaaaaaatttgggaGGGGGGGGGGGACTGTTGACAATGAAAATGTGAAAGATTAACTAGGCATTAATGATTACTTAATATTGAGAAAATAGAGATTAGTGGATATGAATGAATTAGGGAAATTAATAATGGGGCAGTAAAATTATGTCATGGATTTCCGTTTTAGACTTTTAGACGCCTCAGTAGGTAAAGTAATATTAAATGTAATAATCATATATTAAGTCATTTGATTTGTATGTTCAATTTGTCATTCGCCCACACAATGACCCCAAATAATAATCGAGTTATCACATAAACTGTTTTAAAAATAGGCAAATTACTGTAAAAAAATCATTAAGGGGTCTTTATATGGTCAATCGGGCAATTTTATCACAATTTTTATATTTCCCTCAATTGTCTAATAATAGTATCATATTTCAAGACAACAAAATATTATGTAAATAAAATGTTTAACTACTTAAACAATATTATTTAATACACCTAATCAACCAAGTCCTTTTTGATTGGTACACATGTATGTGTCACTTTAATAAATTCAGTCATGTAGTATGCCATAATTTTTCATTAGATGAAAATGTGTTAAAATtagtcattttttaaaaaaattgcgAGATTGACTAAAAATTTATCAACTTAATGATTTTCTCAacaatttacattaaaattaagaaaaatagcTACAACAAGTATCAATCTCATTTGAATTCCCAATGACAGTAGTGAGATTAATCAAACTAGCTAAAATAGATCccatgaaaaaagaaaaagaaaaaaagacaatgacaTTATATTTGTACATCACTGACACTAAGCCTAATATAAGATTGAGAAATGGAATACCTCTAACTATTTCACACTATTAATTATGTTAGTAAAATTTCCAAAGAGAAATGGAATAACTCTAACTATTTCACACTATTATGTTAGTACTGTTAAATTTCCAAAGATAGTGATGGATCCAAATAATTGGTTTTGACATTATTTGGGTGATGAGAAAATGCCAGACAGAAAGTGTGATGAACTATTGCCATTGGATGAGATTTTATCGACAAATACAAGAAAATTTCACATCTCTATTGGTTCAACTATATTATTGAAGTTTGTATAAAGGGACAAAATATATTGGTAGGTTTCACAAATTCTTAAATTAT
It contains:
- the LOC121766882 gene encoding probable serine/threonine-protein kinase PBL21 isoform X2 — encoded protein: MGCFSCIRPSKKNVKDYNGGDIDTNSTVGGRRKANVNVSMKKGGSGRAKGKDGNNPSKGNAAHSFTFKDLALATQNFRESNLIGGEGFGSVYKGHLESGLAVAVKQLNLEGLQGNQEFIVEVLMLSLLHHPNLVNLIGYCTDGDQRLLVYEFMQMGSLENHLFEPTQMPLSWSTRMKIAVDAARGIEYLHCKVNPPVIYRNLKSSNILLDNDFNAKLSDFGLAKLGLVGENTHVSTRMMGTYGYCAPEYAMSGKLTLKSDIYSFGVVLLELITGRMAIDPTKPPGEQNLVKWSRPYLKDPRRHVQMVDPLLEGQFSVRCLHHAVAVTAMCLQEQANFRPLISDIVLALEFLASQPDDSRRGMSHSRTSPSPLHVDAKKADLRRHGCVEAPASSTAENFRLQTSSPRARTTEKRASRCSRCCFLWQPLHI
- the LOC121766882 gene encoding probable serine/threonine-protein kinase PBL21 isoform X1, with the translated sequence MGCFSCIRPSKKNVKDYNGGDIDTNSTVGGRRKANVNGNVSMKKGGSGRAKGKDGNNPSKGNAAHSFTFKDLALATQNFRESNLIGGEGFGSVYKGHLESGLAVAVKQLNLEGLQGNQEFIVEVLMLSLLHHPNLVNLIGYCTDGDQRLLVYEFMQMGSLENHLFEPTQMPLSWSTRMKIAVDAARGIEYLHCKVNPPVIYRNLKSSNILLDNDFNAKLSDFGLAKLGLVGENTHVSTRMMGTYGYCAPEYAMSGKLTLKSDIYSFGVVLLELITGRMAIDPTKPPGEQNLVKWSRPYLKDPRRHVQMVDPLLEGQFSVRCLHHAVAVTAMCLQEQANFRPLISDIVLALEFLASQPDDSRRGMSHSRTSPSPLHVDAKKADLRRHGCVEAPASSTAENFRLQTSSPRARTTEKRASRCSRCCFLWQPLHI